One window from the genome of Jeotgalibaca sp. MA1X17-3 encodes:
- a CDS encoding adenylosuccinate lyase family protein: MRALYDSKSKTMDDRGIKHLFSDEEKYKTWLLFETALAEAQAEEGFIPEQAAKDIKEAAKIENIDFEEMDRIYREIGHGFVPFLKVLVKACPVESGKYIHYGITTQNIQQSSQLYMVKQVHHKYMQLIGEILENLSILAEENKDAVMAGRTHGRHATPITYGYKVSVWISEFIECYERMQEVEKRVFKIMMGGAVGTFSSMPEVGPTVQKRVAELTGMYPMEVPSRNISTHKIEYMMNLSLMANICHKIAEEVYSTTLEEIAEVSEGFREGTVGSSTMPHKINPKLAKGIVANSQKLYSLPGLGMYSSVRPYEGDSSSYMLFDGILEEALELTTEVLLRTEELTRTMVPHRERMLHNVWRNKGLDNTENVMMELATKLGKDQSHSLMYEIAMKTANDGEDFYTNLMANDLISEEFTEEEVRNMIDPSNYIGLSVEIAEKEAKRGAKMAQEIKEYYRKK, from the coding sequence ATGAGAGCATTATATGATTCAAAAAGCAAAACGATGGATGATAGAGGAATCAAACATCTATTTTCTGATGAAGAGAAGTATAAAACATGGTTGTTATTTGAAACAGCATTGGCAGAAGCACAGGCTGAAGAAGGCTTCATTCCTGAACAAGCTGCTAAAGATATAAAAGAAGCTGCAAAAATAGAAAATATTGATTTTGAAGAAATGGATCGAATTTATCGGGAAATTGGACATGGATTTGTTCCCTTTTTAAAAGTATTAGTAAAAGCTTGTCCAGTAGAGAGCGGTAAATATATCCATTATGGAATTACTACACAAAATATTCAGCAGAGTTCACAGTTATACATGGTCAAACAAGTTCATCATAAATATATGCAGTTAATTGGAGAAATCTTAGAAAACCTAAGCATATTAGCTGAAGAGAACAAAGATGCGGTGATGGCAGGACGCACACATGGTCGTCATGCTACTCCAATTACATATGGTTATAAAGTATCTGTTTGGATTAGTGAATTTATTGAATGTTACGAACGAATGCAAGAAGTGGAAAAACGAGTATTTAAAATCATGATGGGAGGGGCGGTTGGTACCTTTAGTTCTATGCCCGAAGTAGGTCCAACTGTTCAAAAGAGAGTTGCTGAATTAACTGGAATGTATCCAATGGAGGTTCCTTCTAGAAATATTAGTACGCATAAAATTGAGTATATGATGAATTTATCTTTGATGGCTAATATTTGTCATAAAATAGCTGAAGAAGTATATAGTACAACATTAGAAGAGATTGCAGAAGTTTCAGAAGGATTCCGTGAAGGAACGGTTGGAAGTAGCACAATGCCACATAAAATCAATCCGAAGCTCGCAAAAGGGATTGTTGCAAATTCTCAAAAATTATATTCATTACCAGGTCTAGGTATGTATTCATCCGTTCGACCTTATGAAGGTGATAGTAGTAGTTATATGCTATTTGATGGCATTCTAGAAGAAGCATTAGAGCTAACAACAGAGGTCTTGTTACGAACCGAAGAGTTAACGCGAACAATGGTGCCGCACCGTGAACGTATGCTACATAATGTATGGAGAAATAAAGGTCTCGATAACACTGAGAATGTGATGATGGAATTAGCAACGAAATTAGGAAAAGATCAATCTCACTCCTTGATGTATGAAATTGCGATGAAGACTGCAAATGATGGGGAAGATTTCTATACTAATTTAATGGCTAATGATTTAATTTCGGAGGAATTTACTGAAGAAGAAGTACGAAATATGATTGATCCAAGTAATTATATAGGGTTATCTGTTGAAATTGCAGAAAAAGAGGCTAAACGTGGAGCAAAAATGGCTCAAGAAATCAAAGAATATTACAGAAAAAAGTAA
- a CDS encoding PTS transporter subunit EIIC yields MARKKRFGDSVQKFGRTLLLPIGVLAPVGMILGISGAFVQPYMIERFAFLGNDSVNALLISIRTIASVVFDNIPLLFAMGVAYGMSKKDKGISVFAAVTGYLTLIITMNVWLTLTGKMADPEIMTQVGQINVLGIQTMNISAAGGIITGLIGAWATDKFYNLELPTAFAFFSGKKSVPIITIGIMIAVGALLPFIWEIFVGALMKLSVVFLSTMGPFFTAAGERLFIPFGLHHVWNALFRFTEAGGSYIIDGQTFVGVVPAMNEVLFNQGPNTEYWSMMPELTRFMAQQQMLVTLFLFPGIAFAMYKTTREENKIEVRSMLITMVLTAMLGNVTEPLEFTFVFIAPLLFVVYAGIVGIGAVLLSLANVGIGYIRGTIFDFAIFGLLYERTNWIFLVLIGSGLGILTYFLFKWAILKYDIKTPGREESQNLDNTLIREKRYDEIAGIVVEALGGRNNIETVENCITRLRIDINDPRAVDKDLLEKSGSTGFFFPADKHIHIVYGPQVEFVRNAVDEALSK; encoded by the coding sequence ATGGCGAGAAAAAAGAGATTTGGTGATTCTGTACAAAAGTTTGGACGAACACTTTTATTGCCAATCGGTGTATTAGCACCTGTTGGAATGATTTTAGGAATTAGTGGTGCATTTGTACAGCCATATATGATTGAGCGGTTTGCTTTTTTAGGTAATGATAGTGTTAATGCACTTTTAATTAGTATTCGTACCATTGCTAGTGTTGTTTTTGATAATATTCCTCTCCTATTCGCAATGGGGGTTGCATATGGGATGAGTAAAAAAGATAAAGGAATATCTGTTTTTGCTGCGGTTACTGGTTACTTAACTCTTATTATTACTATGAACGTCTGGTTAACTCTGACAGGTAAAATGGCTGATCCCGAAATTATGACCCAAGTCGGACAAATTAATGTATTAGGTATTCAAACAATGAATATTAGTGCTGCAGGTGGAATTATCACAGGGTTAATTGGAGCATGGGCAACGGATAAGTTTTACAATTTGGAACTACCGACTGCTTTTGCTTTCTTCTCTGGAAAAAAATCTGTTCCAATTATTACAATTGGTATCATGATCGCGGTTGGTGCTTTGCTACCATTTATTTGGGAAATATTTGTAGGTGCCTTAATGAAGCTATCTGTTGTATTTTTAAGTACGATGGGACCTTTCTTTACGGCAGCAGGGGAACGTTTATTTATTCCATTTGGTTTGCATCATGTATGGAATGCTTTGTTCCGTTTCACCGAAGCGGGAGGATCATATATTATTGATGGTCAAACTTTTGTTGGGGTCGTACCCGCTATGAATGAAGTATTGTTTAATCAAGGGCCGAACACTGAATATTGGTCTATGATGCCTGAATTGACTCGTTTTATGGCACAACAACAGATGCTTGTAACTTTATTCTTGTTTCCTGGAATTGCTTTTGCTATGTATAAAACCACTAGAGAAGAGAATAAGATAGAAGTTCGTTCTATGCTTATTACGATGGTTTTAACTGCAATGTTAGGAAATGTTACGGAACCACTAGAGTTTACTTTTGTATTTATTGCACCTTTACTCTTTGTAGTTTATGCAGGTATTGTAGGAATTGGGGCAGTGTTACTTTCTTTAGCAAACGTAGGGATTGGTTATATCCGTGGTACTATTTTTGATTTTGCAATCTTTGGTCTATTATATGAACGTACAAACTGGATTTTCTTAGTTTTAATAGGATCTGGATTGGGAATTCTAACCTATTTCCTATTTAAATGGGCAATTTTAAAATATGATATCAAAACACCTGGGAGAGAAGAATCACAAAATCTAGATAATACATTGATTCGTGAAAAAAGATACGATGAAATTGCAGGAATTGTTGTAGAAGCTTTAGGTGGAAGAAACAATATTGAAACGGTAGAAAACTGTATCACACGCTTACGAATTGATATTAATGATCCAAGAGCGGTTGATAAAGATTTGTTGGAAAAATCAGGTTCTACAGGATTTTTCTTCCCAGCTGATAAACATATTCATATTGTATATGGTCCTCAGGTAGAATTTGTTCGAAATGCAGTGGATGAGGCCTTATCAAAATAA
- a CDS encoding class II fumarate hydratase produces the protein MSRIEKDSMGEVIVSEEFLWGAQTQRSLENFHIGSEKMPLSLIEALIQVKKACAIVNQKEGKLSAKHSTWIQEACSLLLSDLDTYMVHFPLSLWQTGSGTQTNMNVNEVIAHLASSTGEIHPNDHVNLSQSSNDVFPTAMHIAAISQLKNKLLPEMEKWVECLSNMEKKYADVIKIGRTHLQDATPITFGQEVSGWKCMIENSQKAITSSSESLLKLAIGGTAVGTGLNASEGFGIKICKELEQELEISFVNDPNKFFALTSHQPLSFVHGSLRSLASDLMKIANDIRWLASGPRNGLAELTLPSNEPGSSIMPGKVNPTQAEALTMITVQIMGNDTTIQIAASQGNFELNVYKPVLIHNFLQTITLLADGMNSFREKCLEGIIINKEKMKEYVEDSLMLVTAFTPYIGYEKAAKIAEKALLENLTLKDSALLLGYATNEELDLWLNPKSMI, from the coding sequence ATGAGTAGAATAGAAAAAGATTCAATGGGAGAAGTTATTGTATCAGAAGAATTCCTATGGGGAGCACAAACGCAACGAAGTCTAGAAAATTTCCATATTGGGTCTGAAAAAATGCCTTTATCATTGATAGAAGCACTCATTCAGGTGAAAAAAGCTTGTGCAATTGTTAATCAAAAAGAAGGGAAACTTTCTGCTAAGCATTCAACTTGGATTCAAGAAGCATGTTCTTTGTTGTTAAGTGATTTGGACACATATATGGTGCACTTTCCATTAAGTTTATGGCAAACAGGCAGTGGAACACAAACAAACATGAATGTGAATGAAGTAATTGCTCATTTAGCTTCATCTACTGGGGAAATCCATCCCAATGATCATGTAAATCTTTCGCAAAGTTCCAACGATGTCTTTCCCACTGCTATGCATATAGCAGCGATAAGTCAGTTGAAAAATAAACTCCTTCCAGAAATGGAAAAATGGGTAGAGTGTTTATCTAATATGGAGAAGAAGTACGCTGATGTTATTAAAATAGGTCGTACTCACTTACAAGATGCAACTCCCATTACGTTTGGTCAAGAAGTAAGTGGTTGGAAGTGTATGATTGAAAATAGTCAAAAAGCAATTACATCAAGTAGCGAATCACTTTTAAAATTAGCAATTGGAGGAACAGCAGTAGGAACAGGTCTCAATGCATCCGAAGGCTTTGGTATTAAGATATGCAAAGAATTGGAACAGGAATTAGAAATATCGTTTGTTAATGACCCAAATAAATTTTTTGCTTTGACCAGTCATCAACCATTGTCTTTTGTTCATGGTTCTTTACGTTCCTTAGCAAGTGATTTGATGAAGATTGCAAATGATATTCGTTGGTTAGCAAGTGGTCCGCGAAATGGATTAGCAGAACTAACTTTACCTAGCAATGAACCTGGTAGTTCGATTATGCCAGGAAAAGTTAATCCAACTCAAGCGGAAGCGTTGACTATGATTACTGTTCAAATAATGGGAAACGATACAACGATCCAAATAGCTGCAAGCCAAGGTAATTTTGAATTGAATGTCTATAAACCCGTTCTGATTCATAATTTTCTTCAAACGATAACGTTATTAGCTGACGGAATGAACTCATTTAGAGAAAAATGCTTAGAAGGAATAATTATCAATAAGGAAAAAATGAAAGAATATGTCGAGGACTCCTTAATGCTAGTCACAGCATTTACTCCTTATATTGGTTATGAAAAAGCAGCTAAAATTGCTGAAAAAGCCCTTTTGGAGAATTTGACCTTAAAAGATTCCGCACTATTATTAGGTTATGCTACGAATGAAGAATTGGACCTCTGGTTGAATCCGAAATCAATGATTTAA
- a CDS encoding NADP-dependent malic enzyme, with the protein MNQNQASLDMHEFKKGKISVESKVEINTREDLGLAYTPGVAEPCRQIAENPSDVYRYTSKGNLVAVVTDGTAVLGLGDIGPEASMPVMEGKAILFKEFAGVDAFPICLDTKGIEEIISTVKNISPSFGGINLEDISSPRCFEIEKRLDELLPIPVFHDDQHGTAIVVTAGIINSLRLIGKKMEDLKVVLNGPGAAGTAIIYLLMQMGVKDLVVCDENGILAENRMVPLELHKRKLAERTNPRNVQGDLRAALKDADVFIGVSVSNILTKEMIQSMAKNPIVFAMANPIPEIMYKDAKAAGVKVMGTGRSDFPNQINNVLAFPGIFKGALSVRASTINHEMKIAAAHAIADMVQDDELSEEYIIPDALNKEVAQQVAEYVSRAAKETGVNQI; encoded by the coding sequence ATGAATCAGAATCAAGCGAGTTTAGATATGCATGAATTTAAAAAAGGGAAAATATCCGTCGAAAGTAAAGTTGAAATCAATACAAGAGAAGACTTAGGCTTAGCTTACACTCCTGGCGTTGCTGAGCCATGTAGACAAATTGCTGAGAATCCTTCTGATGTATACCGTTACACCTCAAAGGGAAATTTAGTGGCAGTTGTAACAGATGGCACAGCCGTTTTAGGTTTAGGAGATATCGGTCCAGAAGCATCTATGCCTGTAATGGAAGGAAAGGCTATTCTTTTTAAAGAATTTGCAGGAGTAGATGCTTTTCCTATTTGTTTAGATACAAAAGGTATAGAAGAAATTATTTCTACCGTAAAAAATATTTCTCCTTCTTTTGGAGGGATTAATTTAGAAGATATTTCTTCCCCACGTTGCTTTGAAATTGAAAAGCGATTAGATGAGTTATTACCCATACCAGTTTTTCATGATGATCAACATGGAACTGCAATCGTAGTAACTGCAGGAATTATAAATAGTTTACGCTTAATTGGTAAAAAAATGGAAGACTTAAAAGTAGTATTAAATGGTCCCGGTGCTGCTGGAACAGCAATCATTTATTTATTAATGCAAATGGGTGTAAAAGATTTAGTAGTATGTGATGAAAATGGTATTTTGGCAGAGAATAGAATGGTTCCTTTAGAATTACACAAAAGAAAATTAGCAGAAAGAACGAATCCAAGAAATGTTCAAGGGGATTTACGTGCAGCTTTAAAAGATGCAGATGTTTTTATTGGTGTATCCGTTAGTAACATTCTGACCAAAGAAATGATTCAATCAATGGCAAAAAATCCTATTGTTTTTGCGATGGCGAATCCAATTCCTGAAATTATGTATAAAGACGCAAAAGCAGCAGGGGTTAAAGTTATGGGAACAGGACGGTCTGATTTCCCTAATCAAATTAATAATGTGTTGGCTTTTCCAGGAATTTTTAAAGGAGCACTTTCTGTACGAGCTTCAACAATTAATCATGAAATGAAAATAGCAGCTGCTCATGCGATTGCAGATATGGTTCAGGATGATGAATTATCTGAAGAATATATTATTCCTGATGCTTTGAATAAAGAAGTAGCTCAACAAGTGGCTGAGTATGTGTCCCGAGCTGCAAAGGAGACAGGAGTGAATCAAATCTAA